A window from Trinickia violacea encodes these proteins:
- the folC gene encoding bifunctional tetrahydrofolate synthase/dihydrofolate synthase, with protein sequence MTTFPTLDAWLAHLETAHPVGIDMGLTRIGKVKEALGLSFECPVITVGGTNGKGSTCAILESILLRAGYSVGCHTSPHLLAFNERARVNGQIATDADLLPHFEAVEAARTRFPEPVSLTYFEFTTLAIMHWFASRGLDAVILEVGLGGRLDAVNIIDTDCAIVTSIDIDHTEYLGDTREEIAFEKAGIFRPGKPAVCGDPSAPQTLIDHAESIGADLWLFGRDFRYEGQAGSERQQWSYVGRTLRRSALAYPALRGANQLINTSAALAALEALRERLPVSAQDIRLGLANVELPGRFQVLPGKPSIVLDVAHNPHAAAVLAQNLGNMGYFPYTYAVFGAMHDKDIAGVLAHLKGEIDHWCVTDLPLPRAAAAADLEAALREAGVADSSDSSVTRFSTPADAFQDALKRASDNDRIVVFGSFYTVAGVMAYRKSQQH encoded by the coding sequence ATGACCACATTCCCTACCTTGGACGCCTGGCTGGCGCATCTCGAGACCGCGCACCCGGTCGGCATCGACATGGGGCTCACCCGCATCGGCAAGGTCAAGGAGGCGCTCGGGCTGTCGTTCGAGTGTCCGGTCATCACGGTCGGCGGCACGAACGGCAAGGGCTCGACCTGCGCGATCCTCGAATCGATCCTGCTGCGCGCGGGGTATAGCGTCGGCTGCCATACGTCGCCGCATCTGCTCGCGTTCAACGAGCGCGCGCGCGTGAACGGCCAGATCGCGACCGATGCCGACCTGCTGCCGCATTTCGAAGCCGTCGAGGCGGCGCGCACGCGCTTTCCCGAGCCGGTTTCGCTGACGTACTTCGAATTCACGACGCTGGCGATCATGCATTGGTTCGCATCGCGCGGGCTCGACGCCGTGATTCTCGAAGTGGGCTTGGGCGGGCGGCTCGACGCGGTCAACATCATCGATACCGACTGCGCGATCGTCACGAGCATCGATATCGATCACACCGAGTACCTCGGCGATACGCGCGAGGAAATCGCCTTCGAAAAAGCCGGCATTTTCCGGCCGGGCAAGCCCGCCGTGTGCGGCGATCCGAGCGCGCCCCAGACGCTGATCGATCACGCCGAGAGCATCGGCGCCGATCTGTGGCTCTTCGGGCGCGACTTCCGCTACGAAGGGCAGGCGGGCAGCGAGCGCCAGCAGTGGAGCTACGTCGGCCGCACGCTGCGGCGCTCGGCGCTCGCGTATCCGGCGTTGCGCGGCGCGAATCAACTGATCAACACGTCGGCGGCGCTGGCGGCCCTCGAGGCGCTGCGCGAGCGCCTGCCGGTGTCGGCGCAGGACATCCGCCTCGGGCTCGCGAACGTCGAATTGCCGGGGCGCTTCCAGGTGCTGCCAGGCAAGCCGTCGATCGTGCTCGATGTGGCCCATAACCCGCATGCGGCAGCGGTCCTCGCGCAGAATCTCGGCAACATGGGCTATTTCCCCTATACGTACGCGGTATTCGGCGCGATGCACGACAAGGACATCGCCGGCGTGCTCGCGCATCTGAAGGGCGAGATCGACCACTGGTGCGTGACCGACCTGCCGCTGCCGCGCGCGGCAGCGGCGGCGGATCTCGAAGCCGCGCTGCGCGAAGCGGGCGTCGCCGACTCCTCCGACAGCAGCGTGACGCGCTTTTCAACGCCTGCGGACGCATTTCAAGATGCACTAAAACGGGCATCCGACAATGATAGAATCGTGGTTTTCGGCAGTTTCTATACGGTAGCGGGCGTCATGGCCTACCGAAAATCGCAGCAACACTGA
- the accD gene encoding acetyl-CoA carboxylase, carboxyltransferase subunit beta encodes MSWLDKLLPPKIKQTDPKSRKGIPEGLWVKCPSCEAVLYRNDVEANLHVCPKCSHHMRIGARERLDGLLDAEGRYEIGQEIVPVDSLKFKDLRKYPDRIKEAMDETDETDAMVVMGGAIHTLPVVVACFEFAFMGGSMGSVVGERFVRGAQNALEQQVPFICFTASGGARMQESLLSLMQMAKTTSMLTKLSDAKLPFISVLTDPTMGGVSASFAFLGDVVIAEPKALIGFAGPRVIEQTVREKLPEGFQRAEFLLQKGAIDMIVDRRKLREEIAQLIALLTRQPADAVA; translated from the coding sequence ATGAGCTGGCTCGACAAACTGTTGCCGCCGAAAATCAAGCAGACCGACCCGAAGAGCCGCAAGGGGATTCCCGAGGGCCTGTGGGTCAAGTGCCCGTCGTGCGAAGCGGTGCTGTACCGCAACGACGTCGAGGCCAATCTGCATGTCTGCCCGAAGTGCAGCCATCACATGCGTATCGGCGCGCGCGAGCGCCTCGACGGCCTGCTCGACGCGGAAGGCCGCTATGAGATCGGCCAGGAAATCGTCCCGGTCGATTCGCTCAAGTTCAAGGACCTTCGCAAGTACCCCGATCGCATCAAAGAAGCGATGGACGAAACCGACGAGACCGACGCGATGGTCGTGATGGGCGGCGCGATTCACACGCTGCCGGTCGTGGTCGCGTGCTTCGAGTTCGCGTTCATGGGCGGGTCGATGGGCTCGGTGGTCGGCGAGCGCTTCGTGCGCGGCGCGCAGAACGCGCTCGAGCAGCAAGTGCCGTTTATCTGCTTCACGGCCTCGGGCGGCGCGCGCATGCAGGAGAGCCTGCTGTCGCTGATGCAGATGGCGAAGACCACGTCGATGCTCACGAAGCTGTCCGATGCCAAGCTGCCGTTCATTTCGGTGCTGACCGATCCGACGATGGGCGGGGTGTCCGCGAGCTTCGCGTTCCTGGGTGACGTCGTGATCGCCGAGCCGAAGGCGCTGATCGGTTTTGCCGGCCCGCGCGTGATCGAGCAGACGGTGCGAGAGAAGCTGCCGGAAGGCTTCCAGCGCGCCGAATTCCTGCTGCAAAAGGGCGCGATCGACATGATCGTCGACCGTCGCAAGCTGCGCGAAGAAATCGCGCAGTTGATCGCGCTGCTGACGCGCCAGCCTGCAGACGCGGTGGCCTGA
- the trpA gene encoding tryptophan synthase subunit alpha, with protein MSRIKNTLAALAAQGKKGLIPFITAGDPDPAKTVDFMHALAAGGADVIELGVPFSDPMADGPVIQRSSERALARGVSLRQVLADVKRFRERDDKTPVVLMGYANPIERMGAEAFAAAAKEAGVDGVLVVDYPPEESANFAEQMRSAGIDPIFLLAPTSTDERIAEVGKIASGYVYYVSLKGVTGAANLDVSNIASKIPAIKSRVPLPVGVGFGIRDAQTARAVAEVSDAVVIGSRIVQLLEETAPEAAVEKLTQFIAEVRRALDSIGATAA; from the coding sequence ATGTCCCGAATCAAGAACACACTCGCGGCGCTCGCCGCGCAAGGCAAGAAAGGGCTGATCCCGTTCATCACCGCGGGCGACCCGGACCCGGCGAAAACCGTCGATTTCATGCACGCGCTCGCCGCCGGCGGCGCGGACGTCATCGAATTGGGCGTGCCGTTCTCCGACCCGATGGCGGACGGCCCGGTCATCCAGCGCTCGTCGGAACGGGCGCTGGCGCGCGGCGTCTCGCTGCGCCAGGTGCTCGCCGACGTGAAGCGCTTTCGCGAGCGCGACGACAAGACGCCCGTCGTGCTGATGGGTTACGCGAACCCGATCGAGCGGATGGGCGCTGAAGCGTTCGCTGCGGCGGCCAAGGAAGCGGGCGTCGATGGCGTGCTGGTCGTCGATTATCCGCCTGAAGAATCGGCTAATTTCGCTGAACAGATGCGATCTGCCGGTATCGATCCTATATTTTTGCTCGCGCCGACATCGACCGACGAGCGCATCGCCGAAGTCGGCAAGATCGCGAGCGGCTACGTCTATTACGTGTCGCTAAAGGGCGTGACCGGCGCCGCAAATCTGGACGTTTCCAATATCGCGAGTAAAATCCCGGCCATCAAGTCGCGCGTACCGCTGCCGGTCGGCGTCGGCTTCGGCATTCGCGACGCCCAGACGGCGCGCGCGGTGGCCGAAGTGTCCGATGCCGTCGTGATCGGCAGCCGTATCGTGCAGTTGCTCGAGGAAACGGCGCCGGAAGCCGCCGTCGAAAAGCTGACCCAGTTCATTGCCGAAGTCCGGCGTGCTCTGGACAGCATCGGCGCAACTGCCGCGTAA
- a CDS encoding DNA-methyltransferase has translation MFDEFDEPQPAAAGAAERPSAKAMAKPKAAALAVEPPSAPVLAAEPEPILQSALAAEPEAVVRPSAVSRLPAVPRGIDIRNRDFLADMENVPDASIDLIVADPPYGLGKDYGNDSDMLTGEAFLAWTRGWLDLAVPKLKPSGSLYIFCTWQYAPEIFSFLKTKLTMVNEIIWDRRVPSMGGTTRRFTSVHDNIGYFAVSKDYYFDLDPVRIPYDAVTKKARSRKLFEGSKWLELGYNPKDVWSVSRLHRQHAERVDHPTQKPLEIVERMVLASCPPGGRVLDPFMGSGTTAVACARHAREFVGYEINESYCAIARERVSAVSGRLGAPLAPAAVED, from the coding sequence CTGTTCGACGAATTCGACGAGCCGCAACCGGCCGCCGCTGGGGCGGCCGAGCGGCCGTCGGCGAAAGCGATGGCCAAACCGAAGGCGGCAGCCCTAGCCGTTGAGCCGCCTTCGGCGCCGGTTCTCGCCGCGGAACCAGAGCCGATCCTGCAATCGGCCTTGGCCGCGGAGCCCGAGGCTGTGGTGCGGCCGTCGGCGGTATCCAGGCTGCCCGCTGTGCCGCGCGGCATCGATATCCGCAACCGCGATTTCCTGGCCGACATGGAGAACGTGCCGGATGCTTCGATCGACCTGATCGTCGCCGACCCGCCGTATGGGCTCGGCAAGGATTACGGCAACGATTCGGACATGCTCACGGGCGAAGCCTTCCTCGCGTGGACGCGCGGCTGGCTCGACCTCGCTGTCCCGAAGCTGAAACCGTCCGGCTCGCTCTACATCTTCTGCACCTGGCAATACGCGCCCGAAATCTTCTCGTTCCTGAAGACGAAGCTCACGATGGTCAACGAGATCATCTGGGACCGGCGCGTGCCGAGCATGGGCGGCACGACGCGCCGCTTCACGTCGGTGCACGACAACATCGGTTATTTCGCGGTATCGAAGGACTACTACTTCGATCTCGACCCGGTCCGCATCCCATACGACGCCGTCACCAAGAAGGCCCGCTCGCGCAAGCTGTTCGAGGGCAGCAAGTGGCTGGAGCTTGGCTACAATCCAAAGGATGTCTGGTCGGTCTCGCGCCTGCATCGTCAGCATGCGGAGCGCGTCGACCATCCGACGCAAAAACCGTTGGAGATCGTCGAGCGCATGGTGCTCGCGAGTTGTCCGCCGGGCGGTCGAGTCCTCGATCCGTTCATGGGCAGCGGCACCACGGCAGTCGCCTGCGCGCGCCACGCGCGCGAGTTTGTCGGCTATGAGATCAATGAAAGTTACTGCGCGATAGCGCGAGAACGCGTCAGCGCCGTCTCCGGCAGGCTCGGCGCGCCGCTCGCACCCGCGGCCGTCGAGGACTAG
- the trpB gene encoding tryptophan synthase subunit beta: MYNLPDQRGHFGPYGGTFVAETLVKAIDELRLAYEKFQKDPDFIAEYQRELKYFVGRPSPIYHAQRWSELLGGAQVFLKREDLNHTGAHKVNNVIGQALLAKRMGKPRVIAETGAGQHGVATATIAARFGMECVVYMGAEDVRRQAANVYRMKLLGATVVPVESGSRTLKDALNEAMRDWVTNVENTFYIIGTVAGPHPYPMMVRDFQRVIGDECKVQMPELTGRQPDAVIACVGGGSNAMGIFYPYIDDTSVKLIGVEAAGDGIETGRHAASLTAGSPGVLHGNRTYLMQDENGQIIETHSVSAGLDYPGVGPEHAWLKDSGRAQYVTITDDEALKAFHDCCRIEGIIPALESSHALAYAAKLAPTLGRDKHLLVNLSGRGDKDMHTVAERSGIQF; the protein is encoded by the coding sequence ATGTACAACTTACCCGATCAACGCGGCCATTTCGGCCCTTATGGCGGCACGTTCGTCGCCGAAACACTGGTTAAGGCAATCGACGAGCTGCGTCTCGCCTACGAGAAATTCCAGAAAGATCCCGACTTTATCGCCGAATATCAGCGCGAGTTGAAGTATTTTGTCGGCCGTCCGTCGCCGATTTATCACGCGCAGCGCTGGAGCGAGCTGCTCGGCGGCGCGCAGGTGTTCCTGAAGCGCGAAGACCTGAACCATACCGGCGCGCACAAGGTGAACAACGTGATCGGCCAGGCGCTGCTCGCGAAGCGCATGGGCAAGCCGCGCGTGATCGCCGAGACGGGCGCGGGCCAGCACGGCGTGGCCACGGCGACGATTGCCGCGCGCTTCGGCATGGAATGCGTCGTGTACATGGGCGCCGAGGATGTGCGCCGCCAAGCCGCGAACGTCTACCGGATGAAGCTGCTCGGCGCGACGGTCGTGCCGGTCGAGTCCGGCTCGCGCACGCTCAAGGACGCGCTCAACGAAGCGATGCGAGACTGGGTCACGAACGTTGAAAACACCTTCTACATCATCGGCACGGTGGCGGGCCCGCACCCGTACCCGATGATGGTGCGCGACTTCCAGCGGGTGATCGGCGACGAATGCAAGGTCCAGATGCCCGAGTTGACCGGGCGGCAGCCGGACGCGGTGATCGCGTGCGTCGGCGGCGGATCGAACGCGATGGGCATCTTCTATCCGTATATCGACGACACGTCGGTCAAGCTGATCGGCGTCGAAGCGGCGGGTGACGGCATCGAAACGGGCCGCCACGCGGCGTCGCTGACGGCGGGCAGCCCCGGCGTGCTGCACGGCAACCGCACGTATCTGATGCAGGACGAGAACGGTCAGATCATCGAGACGCATTCGGTGTCGGCGGGCCTCGACTACCCGGGCGTCGGCCCCGAGCACGCGTGGCTCAAGGACAGCGGCCGCGCCCAGTACGTGACGATCACCGACGACGAAGCGCTCAAGGCGTTCCACGACTGCTGCCGGATCGAAGGGATCATCCCGGCGCTCGAGTCGAGCCATGCGCTCGCGTACGCGGCGAAACTGGCGCCCACGCTCGGCCGTGACAAGCATCTGCTCGTCAACCTGTCCGGTCGCGGCGACAAGGACATGCACACGGTCGCCGAGCGATCGGGCATCCAGTTCTGA
- a CDS encoding phosphoribosylanthranilate isomerase yields the protein MERPTDTMNEASSQQTGAAPHRTRIKLCGLSRQQDIAYAIDLGADAIGLVFYPPSPRAVGVADAVDLTHDIPPFVSVVGLFVNPTPDWFSEVTSNVPLTMLQFHGDETPEECEKLANLAGLPWLRAIRVAADTRQADLVESALNYSSASGLLLDAHVEGYGGGGKIFDWSLIPAELGHRAVLSGGLNAQNVSDAIHRVRPFAVDVSSGIEVPGAKGVKDHARMAAFVRAVREADAG from the coding sequence ATGGAACGACCGACCGACACCATGAACGAAGCCTCATCCCAGCAAACCGGCGCGGCACCGCATCGCACACGTATCAAGCTGTGCGGACTCTCGCGCCAGCAAGACATCGCGTACGCCATCGATCTGGGCGCGGATGCCATCGGCCTGGTGTTCTACCCGCCGAGCCCGCGCGCGGTCGGCGTGGCCGATGCGGTTGATTTAACGCACGATATCCCGCCTTTCGTCTCCGTAGTGGGGCTCTTCGTGAATCCGACCCCCGACTGGTTCAGCGAGGTCACGAGCAACGTTCCGCTCACGATGCTGCAATTTCACGGCGACGAAACGCCAGAAGAGTGCGAGAAGCTCGCCAATCTCGCGGGTTTGCCATGGTTGCGCGCAATCCGCGTTGCCGCCGATACTCGGCAAGCCGATTTGGTAGAATCTGCACTTAACTATTCATCAGCCAGCGGCCTGCTGCTCGACGCACACGTCGAGGGCTACGGCGGCGGCGGGAAGATTTTCGATTGGTCACTTATTCCAGCAGAGCTCGGGCATCGGGCCGTTTTGAGTGGTGGGTTGAACGCGCAAAACGTCAGTGATGCGATCCATCGCGTGCGCCCGTTCGCGGTCGATGTCTCGAGCGGCATCGAAGTGCCGGGCGCCAAGGGCGTGAAGGATCACGCCCGGATGGCGGCGTTCGTACGCGCAGTGCGCGAAGCGGACGCCGGATGA
- the truA gene encoding tRNA pseudouridine(38-40) synthase TruA: MPNLTRIALGIQYDGMAFCGWQSQPHGKTVQDELERALREFAQTPLSTVVAGRTDTGVHGLGQVVHFDTELDRTEFSWVRGTNAFLPETVAVQWAKVMPETFHARFSAFERTYYYALYVNPVRSPMLAGRAGWIHTPLDVDAMRAAAACLIGEHDFSAFRSSECQAKTPVKHLYQIDIRPQGDLIHFRFRANAFLHHMVRNLMGCLVAVGRGRYPVEWLAEVLASRDRNRAAPTFMPEGLYVAHVGYPETFAVPPTHLGSVPWSDVWNDRPTP, translated from the coding sequence ATGCCTAACCTGACGCGTATTGCGCTCGGCATCCAGTACGACGGCATGGCGTTTTGCGGCTGGCAGTCCCAGCCGCACGGCAAGACGGTTCAGGACGAGCTCGAGCGGGCGCTGCGGGAATTCGCGCAGACGCCGCTCTCGACGGTCGTCGCCGGCCGCACCGATACCGGCGTGCACGGGCTCGGCCAGGTCGTGCACTTCGATACGGAGCTCGATCGCACGGAGTTCTCATGGGTGCGCGGGACGAACGCGTTTTTGCCCGAGACGGTTGCCGTCCAATGGGCGAAGGTCATGCCGGAAACGTTCCATGCCCGCTTCTCGGCGTTCGAGCGCACCTATTACTACGCGCTCTACGTCAATCCGGTGCGTTCGCCGATGCTCGCCGGCCGCGCCGGCTGGATTCACACGCCGCTCGATGTCGACGCCATGCGCGCCGCCGCCGCCTGCTTGATCGGCGAACACGATTTTTCGGCGTTCCGCTCGTCGGAATGCCAGGCGAAGACACCGGTCAAGCATCTGTATCAGATCGACATCCGCCCCCAGGGCGATCTGATCCATTTCCGCTTCCGAGCGAATGCGTTCCTGCACCACATGGTGCGCAACCTGATGGGCTGCCTCGTCGCGGTCGGCCGCGGCCGGTACCCGGTCGAGTGGCTTGCCGAGGTGCTCGCGAGCCGCGACCGCAACCGCGCCGCGCCGACGTTCATGCCGGAGGGGCTCTACGTCGCCCATGTCGGCTATCCTGAGACCTTTGCCGTGCCGCCCACACATCTCGGCAGCGTGCCGTGGAGCGACGTATGGAACGACCGACCGACACCATGA
- a CDS encoding FimV/HubP family polar landmark protein: protein MIVRLISHDFVRQSARFAFGKATAVAIACALLGAAANAATIDAAASASAAASAPAAASETVPLSGTQYTVKAGQSLNDVAIDVTQSHDRSVLARAAKALFDANPKAFMGGDPSRMRVGAVLNVPSLDATGNVAASGAEAVGAASGVAASTAAAASAVVPASSVAAQTGGASASATTTAQAASNPGAASAAVPASAGATGQHGWTGAIQQSASVPGETLASESGASVPAVAMAPAASSAQPHVSSLQQLLALKNRVLMALQAHGFGPAHPEASHRAPAAGASVSTGQQTLAASGASGAVAAAVTPEVVSRPAEVAAPHVAGGELIFNGWEINIGALSAAVAALLVLIVGWFMRSRKRAAAAAAAAAAAEERIEKRVRAAADSTDSAPAEKPAAEQAADEASTDVTISQQGRDASHDAATTLSDEAAEAEYIATLKESPNSKGALMGLVGIYAERRDVARFADVAQRVWHLSGGRGPNWRHVASLGRQLDAHNPLYAEAGAAPGANLAPLESSGGGMASVDVPEKAPADAHDGAAAADASGVTGESGAKPVTGAVDSAQAGEPLAEAKEADAGADGAQIEPPSATAQAEEAAPGEQEAVPPTVHAEAEIPHDAQAAPQAEEPTPAATEESTPSTADAAPHAADAESRANDAASRTHAIAARLEAMAAQVEAAKSRESETAPHGEAATSPAPELTWPHDEPDTHAGEVPPALTDAFAPPPPFPSEAISALNSLDLSLPPRLETEPAEPLRASHDDIAVPSPVSLTTQPVVAPEITEQQAVPPFVPEPPHAADAIEAGIAGSASVAGLGAARFGALNLNFDLDLPASTSPLPTFTPEELAKIARNKLDLAAEYIELGDIAGARTLINEVIESNDAATRNDARAMLSTLAPLS from the coding sequence ATGATCGTACGACTTATCTCGCATGATTTCGTGCGCCAGTCCGCTCGTTTTGCGTTCGGCAAAGCGACTGCGGTCGCGATCGCGTGCGCGCTGCTTGGCGCGGCAGCGAATGCCGCTACGATTGATGCCGCTGCGTCCGCCAGTGCGGCGGCGAGCGCTCCGGCCGCCGCAAGTGAGACGGTGCCGCTTTCCGGGACGCAGTACACGGTCAAGGCGGGGCAGTCGCTGAACGACGTCGCGATCGACGTGACGCAGTCACATGACCGGTCGGTGTTGGCGCGTGCCGCGAAGGCGCTGTTCGACGCGAATCCGAAAGCGTTCATGGGCGGCGATCCGAGTCGCATGAGGGTCGGAGCGGTGTTGAACGTGCCGTCGCTCGATGCGACGGGGAATGTCGCTGCATCGGGTGCGGAGGCTGTCGGGGCGGCGTCGGGCGTGGCGGCTTCGACGGCGGCCGCCGCGAGCGCCGTTGTGCCCGCGAGCAGCGTCGCTGCGCAAACGGGCGGCGCTTCGGCTTCGGCTACCACTACCGCGCAGGCGGCGTCGAATCCGGGCGCGGCGAGCGCGGCGGTTCCCGCATCGGCTGGAGCGACCGGCCAGCACGGTTGGACCGGCGCGATCCAGCAATCGGCCAGCGTGCCTGGCGAGACGTTGGCGAGCGAGAGCGGGGCGTCGGTGCCGGCTGTCGCGATGGCGCCGGCAGCGTCCTCCGCGCAGCCGCATGTCTCGAGTCTTCAGCAGTTGCTCGCGCTCAAGAATCGGGTCCTGATGGCGCTGCAAGCGCATGGCTTCGGTCCGGCACATCCGGAAGCGAGCCATCGCGCGCCTGCCGCCGGTGCGAGCGTTTCGACTGGCCAGCAAACGTTGGCGGCGAGCGGCGCGTCCGGTGCTGTCGCCGCCGCCGTCACTCCCGAAGTGGTCAGCCGCCCGGCAGAGGTCGCTGCGCCGCACGTGGCAGGGGGCGAACTGATCTTCAACGGCTGGGAGATCAATATCGGCGCGCTGTCGGCGGCTGTCGCGGCGCTGCTCGTTCTGATCGTCGGTTGGTTCATGCGCAGCCGCAAGCGCGCAGCTGCAGCTGCGGCCGCGGCCGCAGCGGCAGAAGAGAGGATCGAGAAACGCGTGCGCGCGGCAGCCGATTCGACCGATTCCGCGCCAGCCGAAAAGCCCGCCGCCGAGCAAGCCGCCGACGAGGCGAGCACCGATGTCACGATCTCGCAGCAAGGCCGCGACGCATCCCACGACGCCGCGACGACGTTATCCGACGAGGCTGCCGAAGCCGAATACATCGCCACCCTCAAGGAGAGCCCGAACAGCAAGGGCGCGCTGATGGGCCTGGTCGGCATTTACGCCGAGCGGCGCGATGTCGCTCGCTTCGCCGATGTCGCGCAGCGCGTTTGGCACTTGTCCGGTGGACGCGGGCCCAATTGGCGCCACGTGGCGTCGCTCGGGCGTCAGCTGGATGCTCATAATCCCCTGTATGCCGAGGCGGGCGCGGCGCCCGGTGCGAACCTTGCGCCGCTCGAATCGAGTGGCGGCGGGATGGCTTCGGTCGATGTGCCGGAGAAGGCGCCGGCAGACGCGCACGATGGCGCGGCTGCAGCCGATGCGTCGGGCGTTACCGGCGAAAGCGGTGCGAAGCCGGTAACCGGTGCGGTCGATTCAGCGCAAGCTGGCGAGCCTTTGGCCGAGGCGAAGGAGGCGGACGCTGGCGCAGACGGTGCGCAAATCGAGCCGCCGTCGGCCACCGCACAAGCCGAAGAGGCCGCGCCCGGCGAACAAGAGGCGGTACCGCCTACCGTCCACGCCGAAGCAGAAATACCCCACGACGCGCAAGCCGCGCCGCAGGCAGAAGAGCCCACGCCTGCAGCGACGGAGGAGAGCACGCCCTCCACAGCCGATGCCGCGCCGCATGCCGCCGACGCCGAGTCCCGCGCCAACGATGCCGCGTCGCGGACCCATGCGATTGCGGCGCGTCTCGAAGCGATGGCGGCGCAGGTCGAGGCAGCCAAATCGCGTGAGAGCGAAACCGCGCCGCACGGCGAGGCGGCGACCTCGCCCGCCCCCGAACTCACCTGGCCGCACGACGAGCCGGACACGCATGCGGGCGAGGTGCCGCCTGCGCTGACCGACGCGTTCGCCCCGCCTCCGCCGTTCCCGTCCGAAGCGATTTCCGCGCTGAACAGCCTGGATTTGTCGCTCCCGCCGCGTTTGGAAACCGAGCCGGCCGAGCCCTTGCGCGCTTCGCATGACGATATCGCCGTGCCGTCCCCTGTTTCGCTGACGACGCAACCCGTCGTCGCGCCCGAGATCACCGAGCAGCAGGCCGTGCCGCCGTTCGTCCCGGAGCCGCCGCACGCGGCCGATGCGATCGAGGCCGGCATCGCGGGCTCAGCGTCGGTGGCAGGCCTCGGCGCCGCGCGCTTCGGTGCGCTGAATCTCAACTTCGATCTGGACCTGCCGGCCTCCACGTCGCCGCTGCCGACGTTCACGCCGGAGGAGCTTGCGAAGATCGCCCGCAACAAGCTCGACCTCGCCGCCGAATACATCGAGCTCGGCGACATTGCGGGTGCGCGCACGCTGATCAACGAAGTGATCGAGTCGAACGACGCCGCCACGCGCAACGACGCCCGCGCCATGCTGTCGACGCTCGCGCCGCTGTCCTGA
- the asd gene encoding aspartate-semialdehyde dehydrogenase, protein MNVGLVGWRGMVGSVLMQRMQEERDFDLIEPVFFSTSNAGGNAPSFAKNETKLKDASSIDDLKKCDVIITCQGGDYTNEVFPKLRAAGWNGYWIDAASSLRMKDDAVIVLDPVNLNVIKDALVKGTKNFIGGNCTVSLMLMALGGLFRENLVDWITAMTYQAASGAGAQNMRELLSQMGTLHGAVKPELADPSSAILDIDRKVLAAMNGDTMPIDNFGVPLAGSLIPWIDKDLGNGMSKEEWKGGAEANKILGKPAMGTPGCVPVDGLCVRIGAMRCHSQALTIKLKKDVPLDEVDSILASANDWVKVVPNTREASMRDLSPAVVTGTLTVPVGRTRKLAMGGEYLSAFTVGDQLLWGAAEPLRRMLRILLDK, encoded by the coding sequence ATGAACGTAGGTCTCGTAGGTTGGCGCGGCATGGTCGGCAGCGTCCTGATGCAACGTATGCAAGAGGAACGCGATTTCGATCTGATCGAACCGGTGTTCTTCAGCACCAGCAACGCAGGCGGCAATGCGCCGTCGTTCGCGAAGAACGAGACCAAGCTCAAAGACGCGTCGAGCATCGACGACCTCAAGAAGTGCGACGTCATCATCACGTGCCAGGGCGGCGACTACACCAACGAAGTCTTCCCGAAGCTGCGCGCGGCGGGCTGGAACGGCTACTGGATCGATGCCGCTTCGTCGCTGCGCATGAAGGACGATGCGGTCATCGTTCTCGATCCGGTGAACCTGAACGTGATCAAGGACGCGCTCGTCAAGGGCACGAAGAATTTCATCGGCGGCAATTGCACGGTCAGCCTGATGTTGATGGCGCTGGGTGGCCTGTTCCGCGAAAACCTCGTCGACTGGATCACGGCGATGACGTATCAGGCCGCATCGGGCGCGGGCGCGCAGAACATGCGCGAACTGCTCTCCCAGATGGGCACGCTGCACGGCGCGGTGAAGCCGGAGCTGGCTGATCCGTCGTCGGCGATTCTCGACATCGACCGCAAAGTGCTCGCCGCCATGAACGGCGACACCATGCCGATCGACAACTTCGGCGTGCCGCTCGCGGGCTCGCTGATTCCGTGGATCGACAAGGATCTCGGCAACGGCATGTCGAAGGAAGAATGGAAGGGCGGCGCCGAAGCGAACAAGATCCTCGGCAAGCCGGCGATGGGTACGCCCGGTTGCGTGCCGGTGGATGGTCTGTGCGTGCGGATCGGCGCCATGCGCTGCCACTCCCAGGCGCTCACGATCAAGCTGAAGAAGGACGTGCCGCTCGACGAAGTCGACAGCATCCTTGCGTCGGCGAACGATTGGGTGAAGGTCGTGCCGAACACGCGTGAAGCGTCGATGCGCGATCTGTCGCCGGCCGTCGTGACGGGCACGCTGACGGTGCCGGTCGGCCGCACGCGCAAGCTTGCGATGGGCGGCGAATATCTGTCGGCGTTCACCGTCGGCGATCAGCTGCTGTGGGGCGCTGCCGAGCCGCTGCGCCGCATGCTTCGCATTCTGCTCGACAAGTAA